A region from the Podarcis raffonei isolate rPodRaf1 chromosome 11, rPodRaf1.pri, whole genome shotgun sequence genome encodes:
- the DCP2 gene encoding m7GpppN-mRNA hydrolase isoform X2: MQNTPGLPQCGIRDFAKAVFSHCPFLLPQGEDVQRVLDEWKEYKMGVPTYGAIILDESLENVLLVQGYLAKSGWGFPKGKVNKEEAPHDCAAREVFEETGFDIKDYINKDDYIELRINDQLARLYIIPGIPKDTKFNPKTRREIRNIEWFSIDKLPCHRNDMTPKSKLGLAPNKFFMAIPFIRPLRDWLSRRYGDSSDSDNGFSSTSSSTPPKPNMEKMRSKLHYSQPVVTDGPSGEQWTKQRQLQQQKPYNHHFETSDALKLKNPRSNGRKQYQDTPNQKKKTNGVQSQPAKQIQTLKCEKKLHPRRLQDNFETEAAYDMCCVNEDQLLEHGQSGACNGHCKFTFSSRAFLSFKFDHDAIMKSFDL; encoded by the exons TTTTCAGTCATTGCCCTTTTTTACTGCCTCAAGGTGAAGATGTGCAGAGGGTTTTAGATGAATGGAAAGAGTACAAAATGGGAGTGCCAACCTATGGTGCCATTATTCTCGATGAGAGCCTTGAAAAT GTGCTGCTGGTCCAGGGTTATTTAGCAAAGTCTGGCTGGGGATTTCCAAAAGGGAAAGTGAATAAAGAGGAAGCTCCACACGACTGTGCTGCTAGAGAG gtatttgaagaaacTGGTTTTGATATAAAAGATTACATCAATAAAGATGACTATATTGAATTGCGAATAAATGATCAGCTGGCACGCTTGTACATCATTCCAGGAATTCCAAAGGACACAAAATTTAATCCCAAAACAAGGAGAGAGATTCGG AACATTGAATGGTTCTCAATTGACAAATTGCCTTGCCATAGAAATGATATGACTCCGAAGTCCAAGTTGGGTTTGGCACCTAACAAGTTTTTCATGGCCATTCCCTTCATCAG ACCACTGAGAGACTGGCTTTCTCGACGGTATGGAGATTCTTCTGATAGTGACAATGGATTCTCATCAACTAGTAGTAGCACACCACCTAAACCCAACATGGAAAAAATGAG ATCCAAACTCCATTATAGCCAGCCAGTGGTTACAGATGGTCCTTCAGGAGAGCAGTGGACGAAACAaaggcagttgcagcaacagaagccATATAACCATCATTTTGAGACGTCTGATGCATTAAAACTAAAG AACCCACGTAGCAATGGTAGAAAGCAATACCAAGACACTCCCAATCAAAAGAAGAAAACTAACGGAGTGCAAAGTCAGCCAGCTAAACAGATCCAAACTTTG AAATGTGAAAAGAAGTTACATCCCAGGAGACTTCAAGATAATTTTGAAACAG AAGCAGCATATGACATGTGTTGTGTCAATGAAGACCAGCTCTTAGAACATGGACAATCAGGGGCATGCAATGGCCACTGCAAATTCACTTTCTCCTCACGAGCTTTTCtgagcttcaagtttgaccatgaCGCTATCATGAAAAGTTTTGACCTTTGA